In one window of Candidatus Binataceae bacterium DNA:
- a CDS encoding methyltransferase domain-containing protein: MPDAKPEVNWDKVKKFSAQVSNDIGAAMLGAMSYIGDRLGIFKSLADGVPLSSVELAEKTGLDERYLREWLGAMTAAQYLNYDPASKRYSMPPENAMILAREESPFFMGGFIQGIIPNLSVTPKVLEAFRTGKGVRQSEYPPETFESMERSTANMYRNQLVKHWLPAMPHVVKTLEEGGSALDVGCGSGRCAIALAQTFPKAEIFGYDAHPGSLERARNNARAAGLGDRISFEVVDCTQLPAAKFDFISTFDVVHDSIDPVGLLRSIRAALRPVGTYLMVEVNVSARLEDNISAMGRMMYSMSTLYCMSVSLGGGGAGIGACMGEEKARELAKAAGFSSFERLPVKDLFSVLYELKP, from the coding sequence ATGCCCGACGCAAAACCGGAAGTGAATTGGGACAAGGTCAAGAAGTTTTCCGCCCAGGTCTCCAACGATATCGGAGCGGCGATGCTCGGCGCCATGAGTTATATCGGCGACCGGCTCGGCATCTTCAAAAGTCTCGCCGACGGCGTCCCCCTGAGCTCCGTAGAGCTGGCCGAGAAGACCGGGCTTGATGAACGCTATTTGCGGGAGTGGCTCGGCGCGATGACCGCGGCCCAATACCTGAACTACGACCCCGCCTCGAAGCGCTACTCGATGCCGCCTGAAAATGCGATGATCCTGGCGCGCGAGGAGTCGCCCTTTTTCATGGGCGGCTTCATCCAGGGAATCATTCCGAACCTTTCGGTCACCCCCAAGGTGCTGGAAGCCTTCCGCACCGGCAAGGGCGTACGCCAGAGCGAGTACCCGCCGGAGACCTTCGAGTCGATGGAACGATCCACCGCCAACATGTATCGCAACCAGCTGGTGAAGCATTGGCTGCCGGCGATGCCACACGTGGTCAAGACCCTGGAGGAAGGCGGCAGCGCGCTCGATGTCGGATGTGGGAGCGGGCGATGCGCGATCGCGCTGGCGCAAACGTTTCCCAAGGCAGAGATTTTCGGCTACGACGCGCATCCAGGGTCGCTGGAACGGGCACGCAACAATGCGCGCGCGGCGGGTCTCGGCGATCGCATTTCCTTTGAAGTGGTCGATTGCACGCAGTTGCCGGCGGCTAAATTCGATTTCATTTCGACCTTTGACGTGGTGCATGACTCGATCGACCCGGTGGGGCTGCTGCGATCGATTCGCGCCGCACTTCGCCCTGTTGGCACTTATCTGATGGTCGAGGTGAACGTGTCAGCGCGGCTCGAGGACAATATCAGCGCGATGGGCCGGATGATGTATTCGATGAGCACGCTGTACTGCATGAGCGTGTCGCTCGGCGGTGGCGGTGCGGGCATTGGCGCGTGCATGGGGGAGGAAAAGGCGCGCGAGCTGGCCAAGGCTGCGGGCTTTTCCAGCTTCGAGCGCCTGCCGGTGAAGGATTTGTTTTCGGTGCTCTATGAGCTGAAGCCCTAG